In Carassius carassius chromosome 46, fCarCar2.1, whole genome shotgun sequence, the following proteins share a genomic window:
- the LOC132129239 gene encoding neuropeptides B/W receptor type 2-like has protein sequence MENITSPFIPNPTCNYSMDLYYHSSPNRSDLNCTPPADYFFYADLYVVLPVIYSVICAVGLTGNTAVIYVILKAPKMKTVTNMFILNLAIADDLFTLVLPINIAEHLLHYWPFGEVLCKIILSIDHYNIFSSIYFLTVMSVDRYLVVLSTVRSKRMPYRTYRAAKIVSLCVWLLVILIVMPFTVFAGVYISPDDTERKSCVLSFPSPESLWFKASRIYTLILGFAIPVSTICILYTMMLYRLRNMRLNSNAKALDKAKKKVTIMVFIVLAVCLFCWTPFHLSTIVALTTDLRTTPLLIGISYFITSLSYANSCLNPFLYAFLDDSFRKAFKKMLECRPA, from the coding sequence ATGGAGAACATCACGAGCCCCTTCATCCCAAACCCGACATGCAACTACAGCATGGACTTATACTATCACAGCTCTCCAAACCGAAGCGATCTGAATTGCACGCCGCCGGCTGACTACTTCTTTTACGCAGATCTGTACGTGGTTCTCCCGGTAATTTACTCCGTGATATGTGCCGTAGGTCTGACGGGCAACACGGCGGTCATATATGTGATCCTCAAAGCACCCAAAATGAAGACGGTGACCAATATGTTCATTCTGAACTTGGCGATCGCCGACGACCTCTTCACTTTAGTGCTGCCCATCAACATAGCGGAGCATCTGTTACACTACTGGCCGTTCGGCGAGGTGCTGTGCAAAATCATTTTAAGCATCGACCACTACAACATCTTCTCGAGCATCTACTTTCTGACTGTTATGAGTGTGGACCGGTACCTGGTGGTGCTGTCGACCGTGCGCTCCAAGCGCATGCCGTACCGCACATACCGGGCAGCCAAGATAGTGAGCCTGTGCGTGTGGCTGCTGGTGATCCTCATTGTCATGCCGTTCACCGTGTTCGCGGGGGTCTACATCAGTCCCGACGACACCGAGAGAAAAAGCTGTGTCCTTAGTTTCCCCAGTCCTGAAAGTTTATGGTTCAAAGCAAGTCGGATTTACACCCTTATACTGGGCTTTGCCATTCCGGTGTCTACAATTTGCATTCTTTACACCATGATGCTGTACAGATTAAGAAACATGCGCTTGAACTCCAACGCCAAAGCGCTGGACAAAGCCAAGAAGAAGGTGACTATCATGGTGTTTATCGTACTGGCCGTGTGCCTGTTCTGCTGGACGCCCTTTCACCTCAGCACCATCGTGGCGCTGACCACAGACCTGCGGACCACACCGCTTCTCATCGGCATCTCCTACTTCATTACCAGCCTGAGCTACGCCAACTCCTGTCTGAACCCGTTCCTCTACGCCTTCCTGGACGACAGCTTCAGAAAAGCCTTCAAAAAGATGTTAGAATGTAGACCTGCTtga